TTATTGGCTTCCCGCTATCCAGTCGAAGAGCTATTGAAGAGAAATCTGTACCCCGTTGTTGCGCTGACCAAGATTCGTTATCGAAACCAATTGAGGTTGGCCGACAAGCTCGAAGGGATTATTTGGGTTGAATCGATTGAGCACGGTCTGATGCGACTGAAAGCGATATTTCAAAAGGCGGATTTAGTTATTGTCACAGCCGAACAGGAATGTGTATTGATGGATTTGCAAACCGGTAAGATGGATAAGAAGGCGATGGAAATTTACTTGTGAGGGGAGGGGATGAATTCTATGGAAGAAAATAAGAGTCGTTGGTACGACGGTCTTTTTTACGATTTGTTTATCGCCCCGCACCAGGACAAAGTCTTTGCACAGGTGAAAGAAATCCTGTCCAAGGACTCGACACTTCTCGATGTTGGCTGCGGTACTGGCAGGCTTGCCTCTCAAATCCTGGACAAATGTGAGAGAATTGAAATCATAGACCCTTCGGAGAAGAATATCAGTATCGCGAAGCGCAAATTTGCAGAAGTTCCTCCCGACAAACTCTTTATCCGGCATACAGATGGATTGACGTTCCTTCGGAATGGCGGAGTTCATTATGATTTTGTGGTTATGTCTTACGTGCTCCACGAAATTGCGGAAGAGGAAAGAGATGTGCTCTTATGGGGACTCTCGAGAGTTGCGGACAAGATTATTATCGTAGATTACCTTGTCCCCGAACCGAGAAATTATTGTGCCATCCTCAATCGCCTTGTCGAATGGGCTGCGGGTTCAATCCACTATAGGAATTTAAAATCATTCATGAAGGCTGGGGGGATCTTGGGTCTTCTGGAGAAAGTCCCATTGAACGTTCTAAGCGAGGTGAAAAACCGACCCTGCTCAAGCCACATTGCTGTACTTGAGGGAAAAACCGGAAGAAACGGCAAATCTCAACTTCATGGTCCAGTACCCGACAGAACTGAAATAAGAGTGAAGATATACGAACCGAATCGATCGTGAAAAAGATCCCAAATTATCTTGGCATGGTAATAGCGCATCCGGTCGGGTTCATCACTAATGTAGTATTTAGCCACTTAACACAATTGGACAACCCAAGGAGACTGGATGAACATTCTTATACCGATTAATGATGCTCCTGTCGAACGGAAAAAGCTTACAACGCCTTCAGGCTGGCGATGGCGATTCAAAAAGATCATTCAACTGTACAGGTCAACGTATTTTTAATGGCGGATGCAGTCAGTTGTGGAATTTCGAATCAAAACACAGCGCAGGGTTATTACAACATCGAAAGGATGATCAAGGCTGTTGTTCAAAAGGGCGGGAAGATCAAAGCCTGCGGCACATGCGCTGATGCCAGAGGGGTCAAGAGCCTCCCACTCATCGAGGGAATCGAGGCAAGCAACATGGCAGAACTTGCCATGTGGACGGTCGAGGCAGACACGATCTTAACTTTTTGACACCTAGAGCACGCGATCTACGATTGGCTCAGTTACCTATTGCTCGCATTTTGATATTGCAATGCAGCCGCTGAGTAATTCATCACATTGAAGCCACTTAGGGCATAAATTCCTTAAGCTTCCGCAATATTTGTCCAGGTACAATAGTTGCCAATCCTGTCAGCGATGGAAGGACAAGGATGACGAAAGACTATGCATCCGGGACAAGTATGCTCCGGTTAGCTCTTGCATGCCGAAGGTTTCAAAAGAGACTTGCCAGCGGGACCGGCTTGTCCACAAATGAAATCATCTGCTTGTTAATCCTGCACATGCAGGAGTTGAAATCCGTAAGTGAATTAAGCTCCATTGTGGATCTCTCCTGCACCTCCACCTCCAAGATTCTTTCCAAGCTCCAGAAAAAGAGGTGCATTGAAATTGCCTTGCATTCTTCCGACAGGCGCAAGGAGCAAGTCGTACTCACCGACTTCGGACGCGGAATGTCAGAGAGGTTGTTGTCCAGTTCGAAAGACCTTGCAATGGATGTGCTTGCCAGTCTGCCTGAGAACATGAAGATGGAATTCGCGAATTGGATACAATGGCATTCGGTCGACAACAGCAGCGAATCAACTTAACCAAATTTTCTATAGAGGAGAATTTGTATGTCTACAACTATCGATCTTAACACGATGAAAGCCGCGAAAGTAGCGGACGCACGTGCCATGGCGTGTCCAGGTCCGCTGCTGGAAGCGAAGAAGAGTATCGGTACCGTCAAAGTGGGCGAAGTACTAGAAATATGGTCCGGAGATCCGAATACGAAGAAAGATATGCCAGCTTGGTGCCAGAAAGTCGGCCATGAATTTCTCGGAGTCATCCCAGCCGACGGTTACGACCGACTCTTCATTCGCAGGAAAAAATAACAGGTACAAGAGGGGCTGACTTATTAATGAAAGAAACTCTGTAGTTTCGAATGGCTAATAGTCTACCAGGAAATAATTGCAAGATCCTATTGCTCGCAACTCTGTCCGGCGGCTATCGTGGTGCAGACTCGGCAGGGCAATCTCACATTGATTATTCGCCGAACACATTCATACTTCCAGTCCGGACTTCCGCTATTTTTCCGCCGCAGTTCTACTTGAATTCGTTGGAGCATGGCTTCGATGCGATCATTGTGATGTACAGCGGGACCGACAGCCCTTACAAAGGCGAGTCGGAGCGGACGGCGGAGATTATTAATATGACTTACGCGATAATGAAGGAAAAAGGGATCGATACTCGCAGGTTGCGGCTGGCCGCAATTTGCACCGTCTGTGTGAAACCCTTTCTCAATGAGATTCAAAAGATGAATGCACTCCTTGATGAGATTGGACCAGTTGCACGTCCGATTCAAGTGGTGAGTCTGCAGATAAAATAAACGGTGAATTTTCAAATGGCAGCAGAGAAATTTCAAGTCGATAGTCTCATAGTCGGAGGCGGAATCGCAGGTATGCAGTCGGCACTCGATCTCGCAGACCATGGCTATAAAGTTGCACTGGTGGAAAAGAATCCGAGTGTCGGCGGAAAAATGATCGGCTTAAGCAAAGTCTTTCCGACTCTCGACTGCTGCAGCTGCATTACTACTCCCAAGATGTCGGCAGTTGCTCACCATGACAACATTGAACTCTTGACATACTGCGAGGTAGATTCAGTGTTTCGCAACCACGGTGCCTTCGAAGTGCGGGTAACGAAAAAACCGCGCTACGTGAAGGAGAACGATTGCACAGGCTGCAGAGCCTGTGAGCTGGTTTGTCCGATCGAATTGCCCGACGAAGAGAACGAGTTCGGCCGCATTGGCCGGCGCGTCATTTATGTCCCATTCGCAACTGCCGTTCCGCAAAAAGCGGTCATCGATATTGAGCATTGTGTGTTTTGCGGGAAGTGCATTCCTGTCTGCGCGCCGAACGTCATCGATTTTCACCAAGCACCTGAAGAGATAGAAATTGAAGCGAAGACAATCATACTCGCCACGGGCTATGAGGTAACTCCGCGAAGTGCCAAAAAGGAATACGGCTCGGGAAAACTCAGAAACGTAATCGATGGACTCATGATGGAACGCCTCCTAGCTCCGACGGGACCTTACGGACATGTGCTGCGTCCCTCTGATGGTAAGCAGCCTTCCTCAATCGCCTACGTGCAATGTGCCGGGTCACGGGATCAGACACTAGGCGTGCCGTATTGCTCACGCGTCTGCTGTATGTACGCAATCAAGCAAGCAATGCTCCTTTCCGGGACGCTTCCGATGGCGGACATCACGATCTATTACATGGATATCCGTACGTTCGGAAAGGGATACGAGCAATTCTATCAGAGCGCGAAGGCTATGGGAATTGAATTTGTGAAGGGAAAGGTCGCCAGGATCTCCGAAGACTCTGACCAGAATCCCGTCGTCCGAGTAGAGATGATCGATGACAATTCGCGCGTGATCGAACGAAAGCACGACCTTGTCGTTCTTTCAGTTGGCATGCTGCCGGGTTGGAATACGGAAAAAGACTTCGGCGTCGCCACGGCCGATGACGGTTTCGTTGAAATCCCCGATTGCAATATCGCGCCGACTGTTACCGCACAGCCCGGCATTTTCGCTGCTGGAACAGCGACTGGCCCGATGGATATCGTTGACAGCATCATGACAGCTGGTGCCGCAGCGGCAGAAGCCGCCGGATATATCGAGGCCAACTTCTCGGAAAAGGTAATCTCGGGGACTTTTGCCCATGTCTGACAATCCTGAGAAGAGAGAAATGGAGAGACAGGAGCCGAAGATTGGCGTTTACATTTGTGATTGCGGTGGAAACATCAGCGATACGGTGAACTGTCAGAGAGTTGCAGAAGCTCTGGCAAAACTTCCGAACGTTGCTGTGTCACGGCGCTGCCAGTTCATGTGCTCCGATGCCGGTCAGAAGCTTGTCACAGACGACATTAGCGAGAACGGTGTCAATCGTGTCGTCGTGGGAGCGTGCTCCATTTTCCTTCACGAGCAGACTTTTCGAAGAACCGTCCAGCGTGCGGGGTTGAATCCCTACTTCTATTATCACATCGGGTTGCGTGAACAGGACAGTTGGGTGCACCACGCTTGTCCGCCTGAAGCAACGGAGAAAGCCGTGAGGATGATGTCTGCGGGAGTTGCGAAAGCACGCAAGCTGCGACCACTCGAGTCGATTCATCTAGAAGCAGAAAAGCATGTCCTGGTTATTGGCGGCGGCGTAGCGGGACTGCGTGCCGCGCTATCGATTGCCCGCACCGAATTGAGAGTGACGCTCATCGAGAAAAGCAACTCTCTCGGCGGACACGTCATGCAGTGGAATCGGCTTTTCCCGACAGATGAAGATGCCCGCAAAGTTGTCAACCGCCTCATCGCCGATGTGATGGCAGAGAACAAAATCGAAGTGATGACAGAAACGGAAGTGATATCCTCGAAAGGATATGTCGGAAATTTCGATGTAAGAATTCGAAAACAATCCACCGAGACCGACATAAGAATTGGCGCAATCGTCATCGCGACTGGTTTCGAACCGTACGATCCATTTCAGGGCGAGCTCGGCTATGGAACATATCCTGAGGTCATTACCCTTCCTCAATTGGAAAGTCTTCTCTCAGATCTGGCCGAACACGAGCTAAGATGGAACAGCCATCCTGTACGCAGCGTCGCGATGATCCATTGCGTAGGGAGCCGACAGGTCGAAGGTGTGCACAAGCCCCAGCTCGACGGCAAAGTGAATGACTATTGCTCTCGGGTGTGCTGCACCGCAACCCTGGCAGCTGCGAATGAAATCCGTGAGAGATTCCCCGATGTAAATGTGTACGATGTCTATCAGGACATCCGCGCTTACGGCCGCGGCCATGAAGATTATTATCTAAGAGCCTCGAAGAACCGTGTCACGTTCATTCGCTACTTTGCCGAGGAAGCGCCCGAGGTTCTCCATGCTGAAGAAGGCGACCAATTTCCCCTCCTGGTGAAAGTGAAAGATCATCTGACATGGGGAGAAGAGATCGAACTGCCGGTGGACTTGGTTGTCCTTTCCGTTGGTATGATGCCGAGTCCCATTCAGGATTTGATGAGCATGTTCAAGGTTGCTCCGGGGAGCGATCGGTTTCTTCTCGAAGTGCATCCCAAACTAAGGCCCGTCGAGACGGCGGTTCCGGGCATTGTATTGGCAGGTACGGCGCAGGCACCCATGAACGTTCTGGAGAGTTGCGCAGCTGCAGAGGCTGCGGCTTCAAAAGTCAGCATTCTCCTGTGTCGCGGCGAAGTTGAACTTGAGCCTTACGTAGCGCAAGTGGATCCGGATCTTTGCAAGGGTAGCGGAGAGTGCGTTCGATTATGTCCACAGGAAGGCGCCATCCACCTCGAGACGATCAACGTTGATGGCAAATCAACTCAGCGAGCTGTAGTGACAGAAGCGAACTGCAACGGTTGTGGAGTATGTGTGAGTGCTTGTCCTAATAGGGCAATTGACGTTCAGG
The sequence above is drawn from the Candidatus Kryptoniota bacterium genome and encodes:
- a CDS encoding MarR family winged helix-turn-helix transcriptional regulator, which codes for MTKDYASGTSMLRLALACRRFQKRLASGTGLSTNEIICLLILHMQELKSVSELSSIVDLSCTSTSKILSKLQKKRCIEIALHSSDRRKEQVVLTDFGRGMSERLLSSSKDLAMDVLASLPENMKMEFANWIQWHSVDNSSEST
- a CDS encoding CoB--CoM heterodisulfide reductase iron-sulfur subunit A family protein, which encodes MSDNPEKREMERQEPKIGVYICDCGGNISDTVNCQRVAEALAKLPNVAVSRRCQFMCSDAGQKLVTDDISENGVNRVVVGACSIFLHEQTFRRTVQRAGLNPYFYYHIGLREQDSWVHHACPPEATEKAVRMMSAGVAKARKLRPLESIHLEAEKHVLVIGGGVAGLRAALSIARTELRVTLIEKSNSLGGHVMQWNRLFPTDEDARKVVNRLIADVMAENKIEVMTETEVISSKGYVGNFDVRIRKQSTETDIRIGAIVIATGFEPYDPFQGELGYGTYPEVITLPQLESLLSDLAEHELRWNSHPVRSVAMIHCVGSRQVEGVHKPQLDGKVNDYCSRVCCTATLAAANEIRERFPDVNVYDVYQDIRAYGRGHEDYYLRASKNRVTFIRYFAEEAPEVLHAEEGDQFPLLVKVKDHLTWGEEIELPVDLVVLSVGMMPSPIQDLMSMFKVAPGSDRFLLEVHPKLRPVETAVPGIVLAGTAQAPMNVLESCAAAEAAASKVSILLCRGEVELEPYVAQVDPDLCKGSGECVRLCPQEGAIHLETINVDGKSTQRAVVTEANCNGCGVCVSACPNRAIDVQGWQLDEYEAMVQAIVADMPALEDIP
- a CDS encoding hydrogenase iron-sulfur subunit, yielding MANSLPGNNCKILLLATLSGGYRGADSAGQSHIDYSPNTFILPVRTSAIFPPQFYLNSLEHGFDAIIVMYSGTDSPYKGESERTAEIINMTYAIMKEKGIDTRRLRLAAICTVCVKPFLNEIQKMNALLDEIGPVARPIQVVSLQIK
- a CDS encoding CoB--CoM heterodisulfide reductase iron-sulfur subunit A family protein, which gives rise to MAAEKFQVDSLIVGGGIAGMQSALDLADHGYKVALVEKNPSVGGKMIGLSKVFPTLDCCSCITTPKMSAVAHHDNIELLTYCEVDSVFRNHGAFEVRVTKKPRYVKENDCTGCRACELVCPIELPDEENEFGRIGRRVIYVPFATAVPQKAVIDIEHCVFCGKCIPVCAPNVIDFHQAPEEIEIEAKTIILATGYEVTPRSAKKEYGSGKLRNVIDGLMMERLLAPTGPYGHVLRPSDGKQPSSIAYVQCAGSRDQTLGVPYCSRVCCMYAIKQAMLLSGTLPMADITIYYMDIRTFGKGYEQFYQSAKAMGIEFVKGKVARISEDSDQNPVVRVEMIDDNSRVIERKHDLVVLSVGMLPGWNTEKDFGVATADDGFVEIPDCNIAPTVTAQPGIFAAGTATGPMDIVDSIMTAGAAAAEAAGYIEANFSEKVISGTFAHV
- a CDS encoding DsrE family protein; the encoded protein is MAIQKDHSTVQVNVFLMADAVSCGISNQNTAQGYYNIERMIKAVVQKGGKIKACGTCADARGVKSLPLIEGIEASNMAELAMWTVEADTILTF
- a CDS encoding sulfurtransferase TusA family protein produces the protein MSTTIDLNTMKAAKVADARAMACPGPLLEAKKSIGTVKVGEVLEIWSGDPNTKKDMPAWCQKVGHEFLGVIPADGYDRLFIRRKK
- a CDS encoding class I SAM-dependent methyltransferase — protein: MEENKSRWYDGLFYDLFIAPHQDKVFAQVKEILSKDSTLLDVGCGTGRLASQILDKCERIEIIDPSEKNISIAKRKFAEVPPDKLFIRHTDGLTFLRNGGVHYDFVVMSYVLHEIAEEERDVLLWGLSRVADKIIIVDYLVPEPRNYCAILNRLVEWAAGSIHYRNLKSFMKAGGILGLLEKVPLNVLSEVKNRPCSSHIAVLEGKTGRNGKSQLHGPVPDRTEIRVKIYEPNRS
- a CDS encoding acyl-CoA thioesterase, producing MPLFRTEIEFEVSTYDIDAAHHVNNIVYVRWLEDLRCKLLASRYPVEELLKRNLYPVVALTKIRYRNQLRLADKLEGIIWVESIEHGLMRLKAIFQKADLVIVTAEQECVLMDLQTGKMDKKAMEIYL